GCCGCTGCAACTGGACGCCAGCAACACTGCCGTCGCCGCCACGACGGCGGTCGTCCGCAGCCAACGATGCGCCGACACCGCTCTCCCCAACCTCGAAACACCGATTCGTGTCCATCGTTCCATGACGGCTGCGCCACTGACGGGCTTCACCGGCCCGGGTCACCCGGCCCAGCCGCGAAAAAGTCCGGCTTGCCAGCGCGAATTGCCGAGTCTATGAGCCGGCTAACCGGTCAGCTCGTCGCGATCCGGATCTGCCAGCAGTGCGTCGCGAGCGCGGGCGACCCGGGAGCGGATGGTGCCCACCGGGCAGCCGCACACCGCGGCGGCGTCCTGGTAGGACAGCCCGAACAGCTGGGTCAACAGCAGTGCCTCGCGCTGGTCGGCGGAGAGGCCGGCGATCAGGGTGGTCACTTCGACGACGTCCTCGAAACCACGGCTGGGCCGGGTGCGGCCGAGCAGCAGCTCGGGGTCGGCGCCGGGGGCGGTGCGCGGACGTGACCGCAGGTAGCGGATGTGGTCGGCGACCACCCGGCGGGCGATGGCCAACAGCCAGGTCCGTGCGCTGGACCGTCCGGAGAACCGCGGGATCGCACCGATCGCCCGCAAGAAGGTCTCCTGCGTCAGGTCGTCGGCACTGACACCGTCGAACAGATACGCCACGAACCGCCAGACATCGCGCTGGGTGGCCTTGATGAACGCCTCCAGAGCCCGGGCGTCCCCGTCGGCGGCGGCAAGGGCCAGTGCGGTGACAACGTCGTCAGCGTCGCTGTGACCCCGGTCAGCTCCCGCCATGAACACCCACCTTAGACCCGGCGTTCCGACGCCTCTACGACGCATGGTCGTAGGGGTGTCCGAACGGTTCACCGACCGCAGATGGCGGCCCCGCCTGCCGAAACCGCGGCGGCCGGGCTCCGCCGGCGCCACGGCGTCGTCGACGTCGTGGGCGCCCTCACGCGAGCCGCCGCCGCCGACCCGTTGACGCGCGACCAGCAAAGCGAACACCAAACCGATCAGGACCGGCAGATGACTGGCGATCCGCGCGGCCGTCACTTGGCCGTGGTAGGCATCGATGGCTACGTATCCGGCGAGGGCCAGGGCGAACACCCCGGCAATCGCGGCGACACCCGCCGCCACGCCGGGCCAGATGCCGGCCGCGATCATCGCCCCGCCCAGCGCCAACAGCCATGCGGTGGACTCATGCAGCAAATGGGCCCCGCTCGCCGCTCCGTGGCTGTGCGCCGACACCATGCCGAAGTCGACCCCGACGATCTGCGCCAGCGCCATGGCCACCTGAAGCACCCCGACCGCGATCAGCGCCAGTCGCCGGTAACCCCAGGCCGACCAGCGACGGCCGGAGGTGATCCCGCCGGTGACCGACGTCACCCCGGCGGCCGCCAGAATCTGTGCGGCCAGGTCAGGGACGTTGCCGGAGTCGCCGTCGCTGTCGATCGCGGCCAGCCGACGGGCCTGCGCAGCGGCGCCGACCAGCCAGCGCCGGCAGCTGCGGCATGATGCCAGATGCGCGTCGACCTGCTGCGCGGGCAACTGTTGCTGCTCACCGTCGAGCAGCGCCGACAGGGTTTCGCGCACCACCTCGCACCGCATGCCGCCATCGTCGCCTATTCGGCGGCCTTTCACAAAGGTCACCCGGCGCGGGAACCAAAGCGGGCGCCGATGCGACCACTGGGTGTCGGAGACGAAATCACGATCGTTGGGAGAGGTGTTCCATGACCGCACCGGTCTGGCTGGCGTCGCCGCCGGAGGTGCACTCGGCGCTGCTGAGCGCCGGGCCCGGACCCGGTCCGCTGCTGGAGGCGGCGTCGGCCTACTCGGCGATGAGCTCGGAGTACGCCGAGGTCGCCGCCGAGCTCGACGCCGTGCTGGCCGGGGCGCAAGCCGCCGCCTGGCAGGGGCCGAGCGCCCAGCAGTACGCGGCCGCGCACGTTCCCTATCTGAGCTGGCTGACCGAGAGCGCCGCCCAGAGCACGGTCGCGGCGACCATGCACCAGACCGCGGCCGCGGCCTACACCACCGCGCTGGCCGGTATGCCCACGCTGGCCGAACTCGCTGCCAACCACGCCGTTCACGCCACGCTGGTGGCGACGAACTTCTTCGGCGTCAACACCATCCCGATCGCGCTGAACGAAGCCGACTACGCCCGGATGTGGGTCCAGGCCGCGGAGATGATGACCGTCTACCAGGGCATCGCGGGAGCGGCGCTGGCCTCGGTTCCGGTAGCGACGCCCGCACCGCCGATCGTGGCCCCCGGGGCTGCCGAGGCCGCTGCCGCCCCCAGTTGGGAACAGCAGCTCAAGGACCTGATCACGCAGTTCAACATGGGCTTTGCCGACCCGATCGCCAAGTGGTTGTGGGCGCAGTTGGGTGTAGACGGATATCCGATCGAGGCGTTTCCGTTTGCCAGCGCAGTCACCCAGATGCTGGTGCAGATCCCGGGGATGTCCCCGATTCTGGCCGGGGCCCTGGGCTGGTTCACCTTTCACACGCTGATGCTGTTGTGGCCGATGGGCCAGATCGCGGTGCAGATGGCGATCCCGATCGTGATGGCCGCGGCGCCCGCCTTCGCCGCCGCCGCCGGGCTCGGGGCGCTCGGCGCGATCGGCGCGGCGGGCGGCATGGAGCAGGCCGTCGAGCCGACCCCCGCGCTGCCGGTGACGGGCGGCGTCGCCGGCACCCCGGTCCTCGGCACCGTGGTACCGGCCGGCGCGGAGGTGTGCGCCTGCGCGGACCCGATCTCATCGGCCGGCCCTACTGCTCCGGGCACCGTGGGCGGCGGGATACCGGCCGCCGGCGGCGCGGCCGGCGGCGGCCCGGGCGTCGGTTTCGGGCCGACCTCGTGTCTGTATCTGGTGAGCAGCGCCTCGTCGTCGGCCCGGCAGTCCAGCGGGGCACGACGGTCTCGCGGCGCGGAAGAAGAGGCCTCGGAAAGTCAAGCCGCCCCGAGTGAAGCGGCAGCGCAACAGCAAGCCCAGAAACGCCGCCGACGGCAGCGCACCCAGCAGCACGGGTTCGGTGACGAGTACATGGACGCAAACATCTCGGTATCGCCGGATTTCGGCGAGCCACCGAGCGCATCCGATTCCGGTGCCGGCACGCTGGGCTTCGCCGGCACGGTCGCCGATGCGGGGCGGCGTGCGGCGGGTCTGACCGCCCTCGCCGACGACCGGTTCGGCAGCGGACCGCCGATGCCGATGATCCCCAACGGCTGGAACCAGTCCCCCCACTCCCAGGGCTGAACGCGTCGGCTAGGTGGCGGGCCCGTTCCAGACGATCTTCGCGAGTTCGTCGCGATCGGCGATGTCGAGTTTGATGCAGGCGCGGTAGATGTGCCCTTCGACC
This is a stretch of genomic DNA from Mycolicibacter terrae. It encodes these proteins:
- the sigC gene encoding RNA polymerase sigma factor SigC, whose translation is MAGADRGHSDADDVVTALALAAADGDARALEAFIKATQRDVWRFVAYLFDGVSADDLTQETFLRAIGAIPRFSGRSSARTWLLAIARRVVADHIRYLRSRPRTAPGADPELLLGRTRPSRGFEDVVEVTTLIAGLSADQREALLLTQLFGLSYQDAAAVCGCPVGTIRSRVARARDALLADPDRDELTG
- a CDS encoding PPE family protein — translated: MTAPVWLASPPEVHSALLSAGPGPGPLLEAASAYSAMSSEYAEVAAELDAVLAGAQAAAWQGPSAQQYAAAHVPYLSWLTESAAQSTVAATMHQTAAAAYTTALAGMPTLAELAANHAVHATLVATNFFGVNTIPIALNEADYARMWVQAAEMMTVYQGIAGAALASVPVATPAPPIVAPGAAEAAAAPSWEQQLKDLITQFNMGFADPIAKWLWAQLGVDGYPIEAFPFASAVTQMLVQIPGMSPILAGALGWFTFHTLMLLWPMGQIAVQMAIPIVMAAAPAFAAAAGLGALGAIGAAGGMEQAVEPTPALPVTGGVAGTPVLGTVVPAGAEVCACADPISSAGPTAPGTVGGGIPAAGGAAGGGPGVGFGPTSCLYLVSSASSSARQSSGARRSRGAEEEASESQAAPSEAAAQQQAQKRRRRQRTQQHGFGDEYMDANISVSPDFGEPPSASDSGAGTLGFAGTVADAGRRAAGLTALADDRFGSGPPMPMIPNGWNQSPHSQG